The following coding sequences are from one Onychomys torridus chromosome 16, mOncTor1.1, whole genome shotgun sequence window:
- the C1ql4 gene encoding complement C1q-like protein 4: MVLLLLVAIPLLVHSSRGPTHYEMLGRCRMVCDPHAPRGQGPDGAPASVPPFPPGAKGEVGRRGKAGLRGPPGPPGPRGPPGEPGRPGPPGPPGPGPGGAAPPAGYIPRIAFYAGLRRPHEGYEVLRFDDVVTNVGNAYEAASGKFTCPMPGVYFFAYHVLMRGGDGTSMWADLMKNGQVRASAIAQDADQNYDYASNSVILHLDVGDEVFIKLDGGKVHGGNTNKYSTFSGFIIYPD; this comes from the exons atggtgctgctgctgctggtagcCATCCCGCTACTGGTGCACAGCTCTCGCGGACCAACACACTATGAGATGCTGGGTCGATGTCGCATGGTGTGCGACCCCCACGCGCCCCGAGGCCAAGGCCCCGACGGCGCTCCCGCCTCGGTGCCTCCCTTCCCTCCAGGTGCCAAAGGAGAGGTGGGTCGCCGAGGGAAGGCAGGCCTGCGGGGACCCCCAGGACCTCCAGGTCCCAGAGGGCCCCCTGGAGAGCCAGGCAGGCCAGGTCCCCCAGGTCCTCCTGGCCCAGGCCCTGGAGGGGCAGCGCCCCCTGCAGGCTATATACCCCGAATTGCTTTCTACGCGGGTCTTCGGCGGCCTCACGAGGGTTATGAAGTGTTGCGCTTTGACGACGTGGTGACCAACGTGGGCAACGCTTACGAGGCAGCCAGCGGCAAGTTCACATGTCCCATGCCAGGCGTCTACTTCTTCGCTTACCATGTGCTCATGCGCGGTGGCGACGGCACCAGCATGTGGGCCGATTTGATGAAGAATGGACAG GTCCGGGCCAGCGCCATTGCTCAGGATGCGGATCAGAACTACGACTACGCCAGCAACAGCGTTATTCTACACCTCGATGTGGGTGACGAGGTCTTCATCAAGCTGGACGGTGGGAAAGTCCACGGCGGCAACACCAACAAGTACAGCACCTTCTCAGGCTTCATCATCTACCCAGACTGA
- the LOC118596746 gene encoding tastin, producing the protein MEATGAIDFVADPAALATILSGEGVKSCPLGRQSSLAQRVLVRGSKGGPTRRGQIARSSAYLAPRTPIHQPDPARASCFSRLEGSGPRGRTLYPQSLEALNPPSGPSSTRPSLQELRRETCGNSRTSTSQPSSSLPKTPVQPADVLSPPSLPLTGEAEAVSRSGEGRRALLGLAQRVPLRETGERTHTRTSYSSLKKINVWSKTHFTPLRSLPRVQQQAQWPSGLSPRLSPEEPALPWEQLAVRLFDQESHSMLQKGSGKPPVTGTSGPHPDKTPNLQELKMQRISVLQQLLRQEIEELAVGKGAPLNGGSALEMTELQPQLAEISRTLTAPEHNSGTSLLRLSKHSGVTGSYLAEECEEPQACPGEETEVVQPSSTAEPEPPVPCWIAVPDPPEPPEPCLPALPEPHLPRSQGQAGPLGACPRIQQRPWAACSLEARNPESSSQSCCSQGPPATTSLTFSSQSSLCASPPIHSLQSLRSPAGQSGPSSLAPRTLALRQRLKACLTAIHCFHEARLDDECAFYTSRIPPPGPTRVCTNPVATLLEWQDALRFVPVGSVVPQDSPS; encoded by the exons atgg AGGCTACAGGGGCTATAGATTTTGTCGCTGACCCTGCAGCCCTGGCCACCATCCTGTCAGGTGAGGGGGTGAAGAGCTGTCCCCTGGGGCGCCAGTCCAGTCTGGCTCAGAGAGTGCTAGTTCGAGGGAGCAAGGGAGGCCCGACCCGGAGGGGCCAG ATTGCTCGGTCTTCAGCATACCTGGCTCCCAGGACCCCCATCCATCAACCAGATCCTGCTAGGGCTTCCTGCTTCTCGAGACTGGAGGGATCAGGACCCCGAGGCCGCACTTTGTACCCACAGAGCTTAGAGGCTCTG AATCCACCTTCAGGACCTTCCTCAACTCGCCCCAGTTTACAGGAACTAAGAAGAGAGACATGTGGTAACAGCAG GACTTCCACAAGCCAGCCCTCCAGCTCGCTCCCGAAGACCCCCGTTCAGCCTG CAGatgtcctgtctcctccttctttACCCCTCACAGGAGAAGCTGAGGCTGTCTCTCGTTCGGGTGAGGGAAGAAGAGCTCTTCTGGGTCTGGCTCAACGGGTGCCATTAAGAGAGACTGGAGAAAGGACGCACACCAGG ACCTCATATTCATCCTTGAAAAAGATCAACGTTTGGTCGAAAACCCACTTCACACCACTCCGATCATTACCCAGAGTTCAGCAGCAG GCCCAGTGGCCGAGTGGCCTCTCCCCTCGTCTCTCCCCTGAAgagcctgccctgccctgg GAGCAGCTTGCTGTAAGGTTGTTTGACCAGGAGAGTCACAGCATGTTACAGAAGGGATCCGGGAAACCACCCGTGACAGGCACTTCTGGCCCTCACCCCGATAAAACCCCCAACCTCCAGGAGTTAAAGATGCAG CGCATCAGTGTTCTACAGCAGCTCCTGCGACAGGAGATAGAGGAGCTGGCAGTGGGCAAAGGTGCCCCTCTTAATGGAGGCTCTGCTCTAGAGATGACCGAACTTCAGCCCCAGCTGGCTGAAATTTCTAGAACTCTGACTGCTCCAGAACACAATTCTGGAACTTCCCTTCTCAGACTGTCGAAACACTCTGGTGTGACAGGGTCATACCTTGCAGAAGAATGTGAGGAGCCACAGGCTTGCCCTGGGGAGGAGACTGAGGTGGTTCAGCCCAGCTCTACCGCAGAACCAGAGCCCCCAGTGCCATGCTGGATAGCTGTGCCAGACCCCCCAGAGCCCCCAGAGCCTTGCCTTCCAGCACTGCCTGAACCCCATCTGCCTCGTTCCCAAGGACAGGCTGGACCCCTTGGGGCCTGCCCTAGGATACAGCAGAGACCATGGGCAGCCTGCTCTCTGGAAGCTAGAAATCCAGAGTCTAGCTCACAGTCCTGTTGCAGTCAGGGGCCTCCAGCAACCACCAGCTTGACCTTCTCTTCACAAAGCTCACTCTGTGCCAGCCCCCCTATCCACTCACTGCAGTCTTTGAGGTCCCCAGCAGGCCAGTCAG GCCCCAGCAGTCTGGCCCCTCGAACTCTGGCTCTGAGGCAgcgcctcaaagcctgcctcaccGCCATCCACTGCTTCCATGAGGCTCGCCTGGATGATGAGTGTGCCTTCTACACTAGCCGAATCCCGCCTCCTGGGCCCACCCGGGTCTGCACCAACCCTGTGGCCACGCTGCTTGAATGGCAGGATGCCCTG cgtTTCGTTCCAGTGGGTTCTGTGGTCCCACAGGACTCTCCATCATGA
- the Dnajc22 gene encoding dnaJ homolog subfamily C member 22, with protein sequence MAKGLLVTYTLWAFGGPVGLHHLYLGRDSHALLWMLTLGGGGLGWLWEFWKLPSFVAQANRAQGRKQSPGEGRPPLSLLRFVAQMIVGIYFGLVALVSLSAMAHFYIVGLPLAVSLGVLLVAAVGNETSDFKNTLGAAVLTSPVFYGRPIAILPISLAASVTAQKHRRYKASAEPETISVRLYRLGLAYLAFTGPLAYSVLGNTAATLSYVAETLGSLLSWISIFPLLGRLTESVFLLPCRIWWLLVGDPGFNSKQFQEWERLYEFVDSFQEEKRQLAYQVLGLPEGATNEEIHRSYRDLVKVWHPDHNRHQTEEAQRHFLEIQAAYEVLSQPKKPRASWR encoded by the exons ATGGCAAAAGGGCTCCTGGTGACCTATACCCTTTGGGCTTTCGGGGGTCCTGTTGGACTCCACCACCTGTATCTGGGAAGGGACAGCCATGCCCTGCTCTGGATGCTTACCCTGGGAGGTGGTGGGTTGGGCTGGCTCTGGGAGTTCTGGAAACTCCCAAGCTTTGTCGCTCAAGCCAACAGAGCCCAGGGTCGGAAACAGAGCCCAGGGGAGGGGAGGCCACCTCTGAGTCTCCTTCGCTTTGTTGCCCAGATGATAGTGGGTATCTATTTTGGTCTCGTGGCTCTGGTCAGCCTTTCTGCCATGGCCCACTTCTACATTGTGGGCCTTCCACTGGCAGTTAGCTTGGGAGTCCTGCTAGTGGCTGCTGTTGGCAACGAGACGTCAGACTTTAAGAACACGTTAGGAGCGGCTGTCCTCACTTCCCCTGTGTTCTATGGGCGCCCCATAGCCATCCTGCCCATCAGTTTGGCCGCCAGCGTCACAGCCCAGAAGCATCGCCGATACAAAGCTTCCGCGGAGCCGGAGACCATTAGCGTGCGGCTCTACCGTCTGGGCTTGGCTTACCTCGCCTTCACAGGCCCACTGGCTTACAGTGTCCTGGGCAACACAGCTGCCACCCTCAGCTACGTGGCAGAAACCCTTGGTTCCCTCTTGAGTTGGATCAGCATTTTCCCGCTTCTTGGCCGCCTCACGGAGTctgtcttcctcctgccttgccgGATCTGGTGGCTGCTGGTTGGGGATCCTGGCTTCAACAGCAAACAGTTCCAGGAGTGGGAAAGGCTCTATGAATTTGTTGACAGTTTTCAGGAGGAGAAACGTCAGCTGGCTTACCAG GTTTTGGGCCTTCCAGAAGGGGCAACCAATGAAGAAATTCATCGGAGTTACCGTGACCTGGTGAAGGTCTGGCACCCAGACCACAACCGGCACCAGACAGAAGAGGCCCAGAGGCACTTTCTGGAGATCCAGGCTGCGTATGAAGTCTTAAGTCAGCCCAAGAAACCCAGAGCATCCTGGAGGTGA